One Lytechinus variegatus isolate NC3 chromosome 11, Lvar_3.0, whole genome shotgun sequence DNA segment encodes these proteins:
- the LOC121423482 gene encoding uncharacterized protein LOC121423482, whose amino-acid sequence MNTTPWLNASNYVEDANLATSPMSADDDDGGGDQSRCQKPLFITKNITLAIATSLMVATLILIPCHRRLRRQHHIFPYNLVLADFSGAVAIIMFALAGYFEIPGEAEKFLVILLATSTMVSLLSVVLVTGYQFITIRVDPFGSRNIITTRRLILTCLVTWAIGFICSSPIAVINDANLFIALLSISYSTTVATGLAYLFIYRSVAKVPCGGSITQERKDQNQRVLRTFGMVFGTTVLCWICPWVTWTRQILGYEEHCLITISDIMINANWIANGVIYWWRLKDFRLIFGFCRKQRGSIDPELSLVTEVK is encoded by the exons ATGAATACCACGCCATGGTTAAACGCGAGCAATTATGTTGAGGATGCCAATTTGGCGACGTCGCCGATGTCAGCCGACGATGACGATGGCGGTGGAGATCAATCACGATGTCAAAAGCCTTTGTTTATCACTAAAAACATCACGTTAGCCATAGCGACGTCGTTGATGGTCGCCACATTGATCTTGATTCCGTGTCATCGTCGACTTCGAAGACAGCACCATATCTTCCCGTACAACCTCGTGCTCGCTGACTTCAGTGGTGCGGTGGCCATCATTATGTTTGCTTTAGCTGGTTATTTCGAAATTCCGGGGGAG GCGGAAAAGTTCCTGGTCATCTTGTTGGCAACATCCACCATGGTATCACTTCTTAGCGTTGTCTTGGTAACCGGATATCAATTTATAACAATCCGTGTCGACCCTTTCGGTTCTAGGAACATCATTACAACACGGAGGCTAATCTTAACATGCCTAGTAACATGGGCCATAGGATTCATCTGTTCTTCACCCATAGCCGTCATCAACGATGCGAACCTTTTCATAGCCCTTCTCTCCATCTCGTATTCAACCACAGTCGCTACCGGCCTCGCTTACCTCTTCATCTACCGGTCGGTAGCCAAGGTACCTTGCGGTGGCAGCATTACCCAGGAACGTAAGGACCAGAACCAACGAGTCCTCCGAACCTTCGGGATGGTCTTCGGGACCACTGTGCTGTGCTGGATCTGTCCCTGGGTAACTTGGACCAGGCAGATTCTCGGCTATGAAGAACACTGCCTTATCACAATATCAGATATCATGATAAACGCCAATTGGATTGCAAATGGTGTCATCTACTGGTGGAGACTCAAAGATTTTCGTCTCATTTTCGGGTTCTGTCGGAAACAGAGAGGCAGCATTGATCCTGAACTATCGTTGGTAACTGAAGTGAAATGA